From Chromohalobacter canadensis, one genomic window encodes:
- a CDS encoding LysR family transcriptional regulator, whose protein sequence is MDTQSLQAFLAVADYGSFSLAAEQLHLTQPAVSKRIAGLEGQVGAQLFDRLNRRVTLTEAGRTLLPRARQILVMFDDSRRALSNLSGDVSGSLTMATSHHVGLHRLPPLLKAYTQAYPDVRMDMRFLDSEQAYQGVLDGDLELAVVTLAPVPDPALTVVPVWIDQLRFVCGHEHALAGHDTLALSALSDYDAVLPGHLTFTRGIVVETFARDGLQVNVSLSTNYLETLKMMVAIGLGWSVLPESMIDDDIKLMPIEHRPIQRPLGYLFHKSRTLSNAARAMIEMLDAAQDTTAQDWSS, encoded by the coding sequence ATGGATACGCAAAGCCTGCAAGCCTTCCTCGCGGTCGCCGATTACGGCTCGTTCTCGCTCGCCGCGGAGCAGCTCCACCTGACCCAGCCCGCCGTCAGCAAGCGCATCGCGGGCCTCGAGGGACAAGTCGGCGCGCAGCTCTTCGACCGCCTCAACCGCCGCGTGACACTCACCGAAGCCGGTCGCACCCTGCTGCCGCGTGCCCGCCAGATTCTGGTGATGTTCGACGACAGCCGCCGCGCGCTTTCCAACCTCAGTGGCGACGTCAGCGGCAGCCTGACCATGGCCACCAGTCACCATGTCGGCTTGCACCGTCTGCCACCGCTGCTCAAGGCTTATACCCAGGCATACCCGGACGTACGCATGGACATGCGCTTTCTGGACTCGGAGCAGGCCTATCAAGGCGTGCTGGACGGCGACCTGGAGCTCGCCGTGGTCACGCTGGCGCCGGTGCCCGATCCGGCGCTGACAGTGGTGCCGGTGTGGATCGACCAGTTGCGCTTCGTTTGCGGGCACGAGCACGCCCTCGCAGGACACGATACGCTCGCCCTGTCGGCGCTGTCCGATTACGACGCCGTGCTGCCGGGACATCTGACCTTCACCCGGGGCATCGTGGTGGAAACCTTCGCCCGCGACGGCCTGCAAGTGAACGTCTCGCTGTCCACTAATTACCTCGAAACCCTCAAGATGATGGTGGCCATCGGCTTGGGATGGAGCGTGCTGCCCGAGTCCATGATCGACGACGACATCAAGCTCATGCCCATTGAGCATCGCCCCATCCAACGCCCACTGGGTTACCTGTTTCACAAGAGCCGTACTCTCTCCAACGCCGCACGGGCCATGATCGAGATGCTGGATGCCGCCCAGGACACGACCGCCCAAGACTGGTCGTCATGA
- a CDS encoding aromatic ring-hydroxylating oxygenase subunit alpha, translating to MTNTTPQAWAEQPAETALTLPARYFYDPQLFAAERDRIFMGAWHFACHVNEVAEPGAFVVREIFDQSVIVIRDRQGELHAFHNVCQHRGNRLLNETRGVQKGVIRCAYHSWCYGLDGSLRAAPRSDRIAAFNVDDYHIPPVRLEVFAGGVYFNLDPNATDMQTLFPGAETAIREAIPDLDAMQLIQEDDVIIPANWKVIMDNSIEGYHFQLSGPHHVDLAALIDFDGYRLTHHDNWWTYGAPPNASAKQAYGVPLDRPPGNGDGFFNIGIWPHNTFYQFPFSQCMGTFMIIPLDAERSILRFGYYTPHDTLPEVTKASMRWMNEELGPEDIELNISVQKGLHSLGYDQGRYMIDAARSNESEHLVLHFHRLVFQALHGDATTPQEAPS from the coding sequence ATGACCAACACGACTCCCCAAGCGTGGGCGGAGCAGCCCGCGGAAACAGCATTGACCCTTCCGGCCCGTTATTTCTACGACCCGCAACTCTTCGCCGCCGAGCGTGACCGCATCTTCATGGGCGCCTGGCATTTCGCCTGTCATGTCAACGAGGTGGCCGAGCCCGGCGCCTTCGTGGTGCGCGAGATCTTCGATCAGAGCGTCATCGTGATACGTGACCGCCAAGGTGAGTTGCACGCCTTTCATAACGTCTGCCAGCACCGTGGCAACCGTCTGCTCAACGAGACGCGCGGCGTTCAGAAAGGCGTCATCCGCTGTGCCTATCACTCCTGGTGCTACGGGCTGGACGGCAGCCTGCGCGCCGCGCCACGCAGCGACCGGATCGCGGCCTTCAATGTCGATGATTACCACATCCCGCCGGTACGCCTGGAAGTCTTCGCGGGGGGCGTCTACTTCAATCTCGATCCCAACGCGACCGACATGCAGACGCTTTTCCCCGGTGCCGAGACCGCCATACGCGAGGCGATTCCGGACCTGGACGCCATGCAGCTAATCCAGGAAGACGACGTCATCATCCCGGCCAACTGGAAAGTGATCATGGACAACTCCATCGAAGGCTATCACTTCCAGCTTTCGGGGCCCCACCACGTCGACCTGGCCGCCTTGATCGATTTCGATGGCTACCGCCTGACCCATCACGACAACTGGTGGACCTATGGCGCGCCGCCCAATGCCAGCGCCAAGCAAGCCTACGGCGTGCCGCTGGACCGCCCGCCCGGCAACGGCGATGGCTTTTTCAACATCGGCATCTGGCCGCATAACACCTTCTACCAGTTCCCGTTCTCGCAGTGCATGGGCACGTTCATGATCATCCCGCTGGATGCCGAACGCTCGATCCTGCGCTTCGGGTATTACACCCCGCACGACACGCTGCCGGAAGTGACCAAGGCCAGCATGCGCTGGATGAACGAAGAGCTCGGCCCCGAGGACATCGAGCTCAACATCAGCGTGCAGAAAGGCCTGCACTCGCTGGGCTATGACCAAGGCCGTTACATGATAGATGCCGCGCGCAGCAATGAAAGCGAGCATCTGGTGCTGCACTTCCACCGTCTGGTGTTCCAGGCCCTGCACGGCGACGCCACCACACCCCAGGAGGCGCCGTCATGA
- a CDS encoding SDR family NAD(P)-dependent oxidoreductase yields MTFTGQRVLVTGGARGIGAATARRFLEQGARVAIGARREASVDAFRDSLANTDLAAATVEAAVGEIGTQDECQAVVETAVARLGGLDILVNCAGVFEEVPFEAVTQEHWESTFRVNVGGTFFCIQAALPHLEASGGNVVNLGSDAGLIGFPPSSVYSGAKAAVVNLTRALALELAGRIRLNCVCPGNVETDMIQHAAETSDDPHAYLDAAHRRSPLKRMGQPQEIADAVLYLASPQAGFTHGAILSVDGGGVCGF; encoded by the coding sequence ATGACATTCACCGGTCAACGCGTGCTGGTGACCGGTGGCGCCCGCGGTATCGGCGCCGCCACGGCACGGCGCTTTCTGGAACAGGGCGCACGCGTCGCCATCGGCGCACGCCGAGAAGCCTCCGTCGACGCGTTTCGCGATTCGCTGGCGAATACCGACCTGGCCGCTGCCACGGTGGAAGCCGCCGTCGGCGAGATCGGCACCCAGGACGAATGCCAGGCGGTCGTGGAAACCGCCGTCGCGCGTCTCGGTGGACTCGACATCCTGGTCAATTGCGCCGGCGTCTTCGAGGAAGTGCCCTTCGAGGCGGTCACGCAGGAACACTGGGAGAGCACCTTCCGCGTCAACGTGGGCGGCACCTTCTTCTGCATCCAGGCGGCGCTACCGCACCTGGAGGCCAGTGGCGGTAACGTCGTCAACCTGGGCTCGGATGCCGGCCTGATCGGCTTTCCGCCGAGCAGCGTCTACTCCGGCGCCAAGGCCGCTGTGGTCAACCTGACCCGTGCCCTGGCCCTGGAGCTGGCCGGCCGCATACGGCTTAACTGCGTGTGCCCGGGCAATGTCGAGACCGACATGATCCAGCACGCCGCCGAGACCAGCGACGATCCACATGCTTATCTGGACGCGGCCCATCGACGTTCGCCCCTGAAGCGCATGGGGCAACCGCAAGAGATCGCCGATGCCGTGCTCTATCTCGCCTCCCCCCAGGCGGGCTTCACGCATGGCGCCATCCTGTCCGTCGACGGTGGCGGCGTGTGCGGCTTTTGA
- the leuC gene encoding 3-isopropylmalate dehydratase large subunit produces the protein MAGQTLYDKLWSRHLVKERDDGTALIYIDRHLLHEVTSPQAFEGLRLAGRKPWRLDTNLATPDHNVPTTLKERAEGNAGIVDPVSRIQVETLDDNCTSFGIEEFRINDARQGIVHVVGPEQGATQPGMTVVCGDSHTATHGAFGALAHGIGTSEVEHVLATQCLIQRKMKNMQVRVEGELGLGVTAKDIVLAVIGKIGTAGGTGYAIEFAGSAIRDLSMEGRMTICNMAIEAGARVGLVAVDETTIEYLRRRPFAPSEEYWDAAVADWRGLVSDSGADFDKGIELDAAAIEPQVTWGTSPEMVAGVGAQVPDPTASGDETVQQGVSRALEYMGLHAGQQITDIQLDKVFIGSCTNSRIEDLREAAKVAKGRKVADSIQLAMVVPGSGLVKRQAEEEGLDKIFLEAGFEWREPGCSMCLAMNADKLGTGEHCASTSNRNFEGRQGYGGRTHLVSPAMAAAAAIAGHFVDVRDFGAERAANDDSQVQEA, from the coding sequence ATGGCAGGCCAGACTCTTTACGACAAGCTTTGGTCGCGGCACCTGGTAAAGGAACGCGACGATGGTACGGCGTTGATCTACATCGACCGTCACCTGTTGCACGAGGTGACCTCGCCCCAGGCCTTCGAGGGGCTACGTCTCGCCGGGCGCAAGCCGTGGCGGCTGGATACCAATCTCGCCACGCCGGACCATAACGTGCCGACCACACTCAAGGAGCGTGCCGAGGGTAACGCGGGCATCGTCGATCCGGTCTCACGCATTCAGGTCGAGACGCTGGACGACAATTGCACCAGTTTTGGCATCGAAGAGTTCCGCATCAACGATGCACGCCAGGGCATCGTGCACGTGGTAGGGCCGGAGCAAGGCGCCACGCAGCCCGGAATGACGGTCGTCTGTGGCGACTCGCACACTGCCACGCACGGTGCCTTCGGAGCCTTGGCGCACGGCATCGGCACCTCCGAGGTCGAGCATGTGCTGGCGACCCAGTGCCTGATTCAGCGCAAGATGAAGAACATGCAGGTGCGCGTCGAGGGCGAGCTGGGTCTCGGCGTGACGGCGAAGGATATCGTGCTGGCCGTGATCGGCAAGATCGGCACCGCCGGCGGCACAGGCTATGCCATCGAGTTCGCCGGTAGCGCGATTCGCGACCTTTCCATGGAAGGCCGCATGACCATCTGCAACATGGCCATCGAGGCTGGCGCACGTGTGGGCCTGGTGGCGGTCGACGAGACGACCATCGAGTACCTGCGTCGACGCCCCTTCGCGCCCAGCGAGGAATACTGGGACGCGGCGGTCGCCGACTGGCGCGGGTTGGTCTCTGACAGCGGTGCGGATTTCGATAAAGGCATCGAGCTCGATGCTGCCGCGATCGAGCCGCAGGTCACCTGGGGCACCAGCCCGGAGATGGTCGCCGGTGTCGGTGCGCAGGTGCCGGACCCGACGGCTTCCGGCGACGAGACCGTGCAGCAGGGCGTCTCGCGTGCGCTTGAGTACATGGGGCTTCACGCAGGGCAGCAGATCACCGATATTCAGCTCGACAAGGTCTTCATCGGCTCGTGCACCAACTCGCGCATCGAAGACTTGCGCGAAGCGGCCAAGGTCGCCAAGGGGCGCAAGGTGGCGGATTCCATCCAACTGGCGATGGTCGTACCCGGCTCCGGGCTGGTCAAACGCCAGGCCGAGGAGGAAGGGCTGGACAAAATCTTCCTCGAGGCGGGCTTCGAATGGCGCGAGCCGGGGTGCTCCATGTGCCTGGCGATGAATGCCGACAAGCTGGGTACCGGCGAGCATTGCGCTTCGACGTCCAATCGTAACTTCGAGGGACGCCAGGGCTACGGAGGCCGCACGCATCTGGTGAGCCCCGCCATGGCAGCCGCCGCCGCCATCGCCGGACACTTCGTCGACGTGCGCGATTTTGGGGCCGAGCGTGCCGCCAACGATGACAGCCAAGTACAGGAGGCGTGA